A single genomic interval of Microbulbifer variabilis harbors:
- a CDS encoding arginyltransferase, translated as MGKYSQLDSVRLLATLPHPCGYLPDREATTVFVDPQTEVDQRLYNRLSELGFRRSGAYLYRPQCATCRACVPARVPVGLFVPDRNQRRCWKRNKDLDIFHIESIDTDEHYELYARYIEQRHADGEMYPPSREQYRSFLSPAWGATRYIELRARGRLVAVAVTDLLTAGLSAIYTFFDPDEDKRSLGSYCILYQIEWARRLGLPNLYLGYWIEKCHKMAYKSQFQPIEMLTENRWSLKSL; from the coding sequence ATGGGTAAATATTCTCAGCTAGACTCGGTCCGGCTTTTGGCAACCCTGCCCCACCCATGTGGCTATCTACCAGATAGGGAGGCTACAACGGTATTTGTGGACCCGCAGACAGAGGTAGACCAGCGCCTTTACAACCGCCTCTCAGAGCTGGGCTTTCGTCGTAGCGGGGCCTATCTCTACCGACCTCAATGCGCAACATGCAGGGCCTGTGTGCCCGCCCGTGTACCAGTGGGCCTTTTTGTACCGGATCGCAACCAGCGCCGCTGCTGGAAACGCAATAAGGACCTGGATATCTTTCATATCGAATCCATCGACACCGATGAGCATTACGAGCTGTATGCACGCTACATTGAGCAACGTCATGCCGATGGGGAAATGTACCCTCCGAGCCGCGAGCAGTATCGCAGCTTCCTAAGCCCGGCCTGGGGAGCTACTCGCTATATTGAGCTGCGTGCACGTGGGCGCCTAGTCGCAGTGGCGGTCACCGACCTGCTTACTGCAGGCCTGTCGGCCATCTATACTTTCTTCGACCCGGATGAGGACAAGCGCAGTCTGGGCAGTTACTGCATTCTCTACCAAATTGAATGGGCCAGAAGATTAGGGCTTCCCAATCTGTATTTGGGCTATTGGATAGAGAAATGCCATAAGATGGCCTACAAAAGCCAGTTCCAACCCATTGAAATGCTCACAGAGAACCGCTGGAGCCTGAAATCTCTATAA
- the infA gene encoding translation initiation factor IF-1, translated as MAKDDYIEMEGEVIDTLPNTTFRVKLENGHVVIAHISGKMRKNYIRILTGDKVKVELTPYDLSKGRITYRAR; from the coding sequence ATGGCAAAAGACGATTATATTGAAATGGAAGGCGAGGTGATCGACACCCTGCCAAATACCACTTTCCGCGTAAAGCTGGAAAACGGACACGTGGTCATTGCGCACATCTCTGGAAAGATGCGTAAAAACTACATTCGCATCCTCACCGGCGATAAGGTCAAAGTGGAACTCACCCCCTACGACCTGAGCAAAGGTCGCATCACCTACCGCGCCCGCTAA